In Trichomycterus rosablanca isolate fTriRos1 chromosome 2, fTriRos1.hap1, whole genome shotgun sequence, the genomic window TCAAATTATTACAGGATGATGAGATCCCCAGAAACCCCAGGTTATCCAATTGCTAATAATATCTAACTGTAATTCTTATTCCATATTTgtctataattaaataaatcactgaTATTATAAAGATGCACATCTTGACTTCATTAATAAAGACatatttttaatcattaaagCGGTTGTTTTTGTGGTAAGCTAGCCCGACTGCTTAACTGTTACCAGTTTGTACCAATTATGGATGCAAGTTAATTAACTGTTATCTAGAAAGCCTGTTTGCTGtgttaatattacaaaataaaatcagGAATTGTGGTAAATTTTGTAATGTTTGGTTCTTGATTCTTATTGTTTATAAAGCAAATAATATAATGATGTGAATTTAGACAAGGACATGGAAATATCCATCATGAACTACAGTGGCAGAATAAAATCTGCAGTATTgacttattaaatattatttgatCAAGCCCTGTATGCTGTTTTAAATGTGATCGGTTTAAATGCAGATAAATAAATTGCTAACGAAAACAATGCAAATAGGACAAGACTACAATCCCACTTATGTAATACTGTGACATTTACAAAGTCACATCACAGTTCTCATTAGATGACTGGTCTGCTAATGTGCAATAGCATAAGGATTTTTTTGTAAAAGCAAAAAGCAATTTTATCGGGgttgctagcccactactgctgggatccagggttcggaTCCCCAGCGGTGCTTTTGGCtagttgggcgtctacatacagaaatGTTTGGCTATATGTGTGGAAAGGGGCAGTGGCTGAGGCCCTACAATGGATTGGTTTCCCATCTGGagtgtgtttttgcactgtgCCCACTGATTCCAGAGAAACcatacccaccacgaccctgaccaggataaagcattgataaaacatgacaatatatatatttttttcattttttttttttttcacatatcGAAACAGTgctaacacactcactcatttagaCCTAGGTGCAATAAAGAGCAACCTCTTCTCATTTTTGTTTTGGGAAGTGGGTGGAAACCAAGTGGGTGTACACTTCCTATTGTATGGTATAAAATAACAGGATTAACAGTCCAGTATAAGAATGGGATTGAAAGTGTAGAAAGATCTTTGATTAGGGAGTTGATGCAGCATAACTGTATCGTGTGGCAGCTTAACATCACATTGACAGACAGGTGAAGGTGAAAAAAATGGTACGTATCCAAAAAGGCAAAAGAACTGACGTCATTACTATCAGATTTGCTCTGGGTCTTTCAGCACCACGGACAGCGgtgactcacacacacgcacacgcacacacacacacacccacacacacacacaaagtgagAGGGGGCAGTACTGAGAGATGCATAAAACCTAATGCATTGTTCTACAGTACTTGTATTGCTATGTGGATGTATTAAATATCACTATGATCATCTGATCGTATATGCGTGATTTCTCGTAAGCACCAGGACGGATTGCCAGTCACTTCACTTATCAtcattgtgtttttttctcCGTCGCAGTGGGCGGGGTAAAATAATGCGGCATTTTTATGAATGAAATTACGACAGAACATCTAGTCTAGAGGGGAGCTGTGATTGGCTGTGCAGGAGAAAGTCATCGCCGCTCGTCGTGACTGACGTCAGAAGCGAATCAATGAAGGGAAGGAGCGCAGCAGCAGACTGGGTGTAATACAGAGGAGCTCACGGGGAACACACCAACAAGATAAGAGGACAATCCTGCTCTTCTGCATCAGAAAACTGGATCTGCACTTATCAAACTCTGGGATTCCACTGTGACTGTTCCACAGCTTCAGGATTATCTCTCATTGTGCTCAGATTTGCCTGCATGGTAGCTTACTGAAGAAAATACATTGAGCAGCATCGACTACCTCAGTAAGTAGTtttaatactttatttttttataagcaTGAGCATGATAAGCAATTGTGTTGAGCAATCGCAGCATGCgttttgtgtctttgtttaacTTCGGCTGAAATCGTCAATCACCGTAAAAACGAACTCGAGTTAAAACACTCAAGCAGCAGATGTTGGGATGAGGGCGGTGAAGAGGCACCTGGAGTGGGTGGCATACAGTAGAATGGGTTCTTTAACCAGGGTTCCATTCTCTTCTCTGGTCCGTATAGGTCTCCTACagcactctggtttcctcctacgtTTAAAAATGCTATTAGGTGGAATGATTACTTAGTTGACACTAGCTGCAAGAAAACGAATGGATTGGATCCATGTCCAGAGTGTTATCTGGCATTCTGCAATGTGTTTTTtgggtggcactggacccaccgcaaccctaacCAAGTTgaaaatgaatacatgaatcagaatttattttaaataaaaaaagcagtgATTACCTTTGTATTGGtgaataatttcatttatttatgtactgtCCGTTTTACTACCGCTTCAtccagggcagtgatagctcagtggttaaggtactggacttgtaatctaaaggttgccggttcaagccccccaccaccgttgccactgttgggcccctgagcaaggcccttaacccttaattgctcaaaaattgtgttcagtcataactgtaagtcgctttggataaaagcgtctgctaaatgctgaaaatgtacatgaaaatgtaaatgtaatcctgttcagggtcacggGAAACAGCAGCCCATCACAGGGTAGACACCCACACTCACAATTACGGCAGATTTAAGTAGctccaactggcctgactgctggtctttggacttgtgggagaaaacaaggtcacccagaggaaacccacatgaacaCAGGGAGAGTATGCAGgaggaactccacacagatagggaatcaaaccaaggcccttcttgctgtgtggtcaCAGCACAGAAATGTATTTGCATGTATAAAAGCCTATGGACCTAACTGTCCAGATAAATAAACTACCAATCTGAACCACTCAAACTACTCATACTCACAAACATTCAAGACTAGTAGTATCGCTATCACTATGtgttaataaatgtacatacagtacattaaatgcattaaagatttttttctgtcttttacAGGTATGGCCCTCAATGACTCTGAAGTGGGCTTGGAAGTTGTATTTGAGATTGACCCCCTCCTTCAACTGTCTCCTGCCAGGATCACACCTGACCCTATAGCACCAGCAGTGATGACTCCATGGGACATAGCCTTGTGTGTATCAGGTGCTCTGATTTGCTGCGAGAATGCAATCATCATAGTGACTATTTTCTCTTCGGTGTCTTTGCGGGCGCCTATGTTCTTGCTGATTGGCAGCTTAGCTTGGGCAGACTTCCTGGCCGGAGTGGGTCTGCTGCTGCACTTTATGTCTCGTTGGTGCATGTCCTCAAGGGTGCTGGAGCTGGGTAGTGTGGGCTTGCTAGTTAGTGCACTCTGTGCTTCTGTTTTCTCTTTATTGGGCATTACCCTTGACCGATTCCTGTCTCTCCATCGGGCCCTCACTTATGgctcacaccacacacatacgcacacacgcTGTGCTCTGGCTATGGCCTGGATGCTAGCCGGAGTGCAGGGAGCTCTACCTACTCTGGGCTGGAATTGCCTGGATGATAGAAAGTCTTGCAGTGTGGTGTGGCCACTCACCCGAGTGCATTTGGCCACCCTATGTGGGGGATTTCTATTGGCCCTCGCACTGATGCTGCAGCTCAATGCCTGGATCTGCCAAGTCGTCCTTCGCCACTCACACCAGATTGCTctacagagacacacactgCCCTCCGCACGGACACATACCCGCCGCCGGGTGCACACTCTTGCCTTGATCCTTGCCATTTTTGCCAGCTGTTGGATGCCGTTTGCCCTGTATGGTCTTCTGGCAGATGGATCATCACCTGCCCTTTACACATATGCCACACTGGTGCCGGTCACAGGGAATTCTCTGCTCAACCCCCTGATTTATgcctacagaaacacacacatacagcggGCACTGAGGCAAGCTTGCTGCTGCTGTCTACCAAACACAttccacaaaaacacacatacgcCCAGTGACGTTTAATCTGGAACAGAAACTCTTGAAGAGCACATCAGATATTTGCCATATGGTGCCATGATTTAAATATCCTTCCGATCTCAATCACGCACATTTACATACTCACCATGCCTTCTTGAGAAACTGTGCCAACAGCCAAATTCTCTACCTGACTCGAGAAACATGGGTAAATGAATCAGATGTCTCCCATAATGACTTTCTCCTGCAAGATATAAATATGTACTGTATTTGAGTCTGCTGTTTTTACATCTATGACAAAATACCTGATAAAACTAATTAACCTCTTTTAATGTCAATATAGCAAGAACAAAACAACAACTACAGTAGCAGGTTTTTAAAATCTAATTAAAGAAAGATACAAATGTATTCCATTAGGAGTGATGTTGCTTTAATTGTCAATTTGTGCCTGATATCTTCACACTCTGACATTCAGAGATTATACTGATggaattaaaaaaatcatttgcaCTTTACAACAATTACTTGACTATCAAAAAAGTTTAGTTGGAATGCTTTTATTGCCACTTGTGTATgtctatttatgtatttagtgAATAACCATTTGCTGAATGACAAATGCTTTTATACTTGATGTGTTGTTTGCACATAGTGCAAAAATAGCCAATAGTGAATGAATGCAGTCTGACAttttgaatgaatgtgtgttttttacgtATATGTTTTAAAAAGATGTTTCTTGTTTCATAATCAAAATAAATGAGAATTTTAAGTAGAACAactgatttgtttgttttttcattcAGTAACTGCAGTACCCCAGTTAATCTACAGTGGGTGGCACAGGAAGAATATTTCAACtgcagatacactatattgccaaaagtattcactcacccatccaaatcattgaatttagGTGGTCCAATTACTTCCATTgctacaggtgtataaaaccaaaaagacctccaaacttcatgtggccttcagattagctcaagaacagtgtgtagagagcttcatggaatgggtttccatggccgagcagctgcaatcaagccttacatcacaaagcacaatgcaaagcgtcggacgCAGTGGTCTCTCTAGACTCTAGAGTCCAGTgtagacgtgttctctggagtgatgaataaCGCTTCTTCATccggcaatccgatggacgagtctgggtttggtggttgccatgagaacggtacttgtctgactgcattgtgccaagtgtaaagtttggtggagggtagattatggtgtggggttgtttttcaggagttgggctcggtcCCTTAaatccagtgaaaggaactcttaatgcttcagcatagcaagagattttggacaatttcatgctcccaactttgtgggaacagtttggggatggccccttcctgtctcaacatgactgtgcaccagtgcacaaagcaagttccataaagacatggatgagcgagtttggtgtggaagagcttgactggcctgcacagagttctgacctcaacccaatagaacacctttgggattaattagagcggagactgcgagccaggtcttctcgtccaacatcagtgtctgacatcacaaatgcgcttctggaagaatggtcagaaattcccataaacacactcctaaaccttgtggaaagccttcccagaagagttgaagctgttatagctgcaaagagtgggctgacatcatattaaaccctatggattaagaatgggatgtcactcaagttcatatgcatgtgaaggcagacgagcgaatacttttggcaatatagtgtaggttCCTGGAACTCTGTGCCACCAGTGTAACCTCCTAACTATAAGTTGTTAAACTTACTCCACCAGTTTATTGCATCAGAGGGatatatctgtttatctaaGGGAGAGAACATCATGCAGTCATTTCACTTGGCCTGTCCAGCTCTAATGTTCTAGGTTGGAGGTTTAATGGCATATTTGATAGAATACAACTGACCATTGTATTGTATTGCCAAATGCAACATTCAAATCCTCATCCAAATGCAAGTTCCCAAATAATTAACAGATTTAAATGCTACTGCTAAGAGAAAAATCTGAAAACCTCAGCCAATTCATTATATAATAGCATGTGATCCATAAAAGCTGTTGGATTTGCATAAAtggatttgcatttttttttaaccctaCAACTAAAATGCATACAATAAAATGACTGTGACAAACTTATTAACACGGCAACAATAGTTACATTATAGTCAAAACTTTACTTTCAAATTTGacaactgccaagttgccactgttggaccgctaagcaaggcccttaaccctaaactgCTTGTCAACCATAACATCAAACTTCAGAATGGGGAAGAGGTGAGGGGGCGCTAAAGTTCCAGTTAGTCCTCAGCGTTCCAGTTAGTCAGTATGTACCATCTGCAGGCTTAGAGGTGTGGGACCCTATATAGTCTGGTGGCTTTGTAGCTCATCCACCATGAGGTATTTGTGCTTACTCTGCTGTAAAGAGTAAATGTTACCTCAGTCTTCCTGTGAGTTTGAACTAGTCTGGCCAATATGTTTAAACTCTTATCAAGGTGTTTCTCGGTCAACTCAAAATACTTATCTGTGTGACAATGCCACAAAATTCTTAGTTTGGGACAAACTCAGTCACAGTTTGGTAACAAAAAACATGCCTGGTCACTCAGATCACATTTTTTCCCACTTCCGATGTTTGATGTGAACATAGGGAAATGCTTATTAACCATTCTGAATTTCCAAAGCTTACTTACTAAGCTAGCAGGACACTGATCAAACACCACAATGTAATAATTCAATCTAGTGGTAAGCATATAAGAGCTATAAACACCACTCAAAATATCTTTGGGCTTgagaaatttatttaattaaaccgCTGATAGAAAAGATCCTTAATTATAACCAAATGTACCAAATAAAAACGACTGATTACAAAATATTGCATAATTCATAAAAAGAATAGGCacttaaagcaaaaataaagcaGGCACTTTAGGACCGATAAAGAATACAATAAAACTGGATCTCCATGAAGACCATGTGCATGTGCCGCAAATGAGGCATTAGTGGATCTTGCTAGACATGGAGCTAATGTTGTCAAgcataataaatgttaatggtACAGGAACACGTTTCCAGCCTTTTTGCTCATGTTACTTTGGTATACACGAACACACCTGAGAGGGTGACAGCAGCAAAAGGACAGAAGAAGGAAAACCACCAAACAAAATGCCATAATGCCAGTACAGGCACTGAGGTCAGAGAACAGATACATTGCAGacacataaataaagaaagatcaATTACTAAGGCAACAGGGCATAAAAAAGTAAAGGAATTTAGTTTAACAGACTTGTGTCTCTCATTCTGGGAATGAGTGTTCTATAGATGGTCCAATGCCCTAACAACACATAGCCGACAAATGCAACAAAATAATTGTGGTAACTATTTAAGTACTGACTTACAATACATCTAAATACATAATGACTTGGCTTTGGTCTAAAAAAGCAGCAAAGCTTTAGTTGATTAATAAAGGTTTTTGCAGCTATAATACAGAGATGCAACAAGGCGAAAACGCTCTGGTTCAATTTACTTATACAAAGCTTTACAGAAAAATGGCACTCTGAAATAGGAGCAGCCTAATCACCTAAATTATTCAGTCATGCATGCTTGAGTGCACACAGCCCTCTTTACCATACACTGTAGTCTGTCTCATTAAAGGGAAATACGTCATTCAAGAAGTACAAGGCctataaaataaattttctGATATGTTTTGTAGTCTTAATCGGACCACTCCTCATCATCTAACTCTGAGGAGTCGTCTTCGGAATCACTGCACTCCACAGCAATACGCCGGGACAGGATAGCTGCCACATCGTTGCCCACATAGTCTCTCGTCTCCTGCTCTCTCTGCTCCTCCACTTTACGCAGGTTAAATCCTGTGtgtagacacacagacacacacttagCAATATGTGCAGACAGTACATCCACAACAGTAACAATacagaacatttttttttcttttttaatactCTCAATACAATTCCTTCGTCTGAGAAATGAGGAAAAATGGTTTTAAAAGGCATCACACAGAGCAGGTGCTaggttttaaaaagtgcggaaacttttgaAAGAACCCTCACAGTTTATAAATATTGGTGGAGGGACGAGTTAACAACATGTGTAGGTACACAAGGTGGCTGCAACATGTGTTCGGTCTTTATTCAGCATGTCCTTTGCTCATCCTAAACtgttaaaactaaataaattatgAGCAAACATATGCAAGAACAAATAGCCAGGAACAGGACCACTGGCATTACTGTCTGATACATGAAGGGAGAGAACACACTGGACTTCTAACTTAAATTCTAAAATCTATGAAGTGCCATAAACTGGGAAAACCCGAATTACCACGTCTGTCCTCATACAGGAACACAAGAGCCACAGACACTTAAGAGTGTAAGTCTGTGGGTGCAGTAAGTGCTTACAATTTTAGATCAAATAGTTCAGAGCCATTAAGGgtcttttttaagagaaatacaAACCAATACCATTCTCTCACAGCTGCTGATGTTTAACTTGTTTACTTAATACCAGGTGACTTCAACTAATGCAGTGAAACACTTTGACATACCTTGGCGAATGGCTGCCAGGAGATCACTTCGACCATCGCTGACCTGTGCAGGCTGGGCCTTAGGGGCAGCGGAAACTGGAGGCCCTGCAGGAGGAGGTGCTGGAGCAGATGGAGCAAAGGATGGTGGTGGGGGGCCtggtggtggaggtggtggTGGAGGAGGTGGGGGTCCACCCCCTCCAGAAACAGGAGGAGGTGATGGAATATTGGAGAGCATAGGTGGCGGTGGAGGGATAGACGTAGGACCAGGGAAAAAGGCAGGAGGGGGAGGAGAAGGAGAAGCATCAAACCCAGAGGGAGGTGGAGGAGGCATTCCCAtaggtggaggaggagg contains:
- the gpr3 gene encoding G protein-coupled receptor 3, which gives rise to MALNDSEVGLEVVFEIDPLLQLSPARITPDPIAPAVMTPWDIALCVSGALICCENAIIIVTIFSSVSLRAPMFLLIGSLAWADFLAGVGLLLHFMSRWCMSSRVLELGSVGLLVSALCASVFSLLGITLDRFLSLHRALTYGSHHTHTHTRCALAMAWMLAGVQGALPTLGWNCLDDRKSCSVVWPLTRVHLATLCGGFLLALALMLQLNAWICQVVLRHSHQIALQRHTLPSARTHTRRRVHTLALILAIFASCWMPFALYGLLADGSSPALYTYATLVPVTGNSLLNPLIYAYRNTHIQRALRQACCCCLPNTFHKNTHTPSDV